From the Sebastes fasciatus isolate fSebFas1 chromosome 9, fSebFas1.pri, whole genome shotgun sequence genome, the window GAGCACGCTGCACTATTAAGGTTTTGGTCCTGTGAGTGGAAGAACCAGGCAGTACATAAGGAAATAAAGAAGATTTATGTCAGGCTTTAATTTGTCGAAATTGTGCTGTTTTGGAATCAACATTAAGACTTTTTAACTTGTCCACTTGGGGTTGGGGCTTAAACGGTAAACGTTGGCCGTCTGCAGGAAGAAGTGAACTTGACCACCTCgctcatttacattcactgggTGTTGCCTTTTGTCAGTTCATTTAGGGCTCCTCAGATGTTGGTGTGAACAAATCAACATTTAGATAGCGTACTAATGTGCCGCTGAGAAGCCCCTCTGAAGATAACTACCTTTGATATGACCCCCCGCGACTCACACTGTCCCCAGCTTAGCCCCACCAGCAGGGGCAAGACAATCCAATCCATTTGCCCCCCCATAGAGATCAAAGCCCCAGCCTCCTCCTTGTCATTCTATTACCCAAAGACTCCACCTTTGCAAAGTCTTCGACACAAATGAGATTGTGCATCAGCCATTTTCTTTGGTGGGGTTAAAGTCAGTGTTTTGGGGACATTAAAGAGTTTgggtgatgaaggagaagagATGGACCGGGAGGGGGCAGTGTGGCATGAAAAGGAGGTGGCGAGTGGCGAAAAAGGCTCTGCTTAAGGCCTGATGACTGTTAATGGGACAATGGTTTGAACCGCTGGGGCCATTACTGTGCCATTGTCTGATAGGGTGCTCCCCTATTGAGTAAAGGCATGCCATTACACAACATTCAACCTTTGATGCTCCTGCTTAAGCACGAGGATATTCGTCCACATCTCAGACAAACAGGCTCATCTCCTGTTGAGAATGTTTTATGAAATGAGCCGAGGGCTCGGAGACACCTATTTCCTGCCCCTCATAAAAAGTAGTCTGCGCTGAGCATACTGCATTAGGCATGGTATTAACCAGCAATGCCTGCTGATGCCGTGCACCCTGCGGTTTGCCAATCATTGGTTAAACTGTCTCTCCTCAGTACTATAAGGTATTTTTTCAAAGTATAAGGTTTCTGCGGTCACCTCTATTCAATCAGCAGTGCTAATTGACTGTGACTCCATAAGCCTGCCATCTTCCAATGTTATATAACTGCatataactttatttttcactgAATAGCGACTCAGTCCGTGTTAGTTTTCCACCAGCTCCCTCACTCTGCAATATATTTCTTTGACTTCTTTCGAAAACTACGTGAATAATGAGCAAATTATATGTGTGAAGCAGCTTTGCGCAATGTGGTTGTGGCTGAGGCAGACTTAACATAGCAGCCAGGAGCTGAGCCAGCTCTGGCTCTCTGGCCTTGGTCCTAGCCCCAGCCCCAGGCCGCCAGCAGCGAGCTTCTGGACCAACCATAATGAAGAGTAGGCATTTTTTGTCCCCAGCTGTAGCtctgccccccccctcccctggtGCATCTGTTCGCTCCCTGCTCGGCATAGCGGGCAGACATGGCATATTGGGATCTTATTTGTATAAACAATGGGCAGATTGTGTGTTTGCTCTGAATTGGTCGCAGCTGTGTAAGCTACTGGGATATGTTGCACATGGAGAGAGTGAGGGAATTCACCTGAAGGACACAGGTGGTGGAGGATGAACTGAAGTGGTCCTCGAGTCCTGCCACCACTGGCTTTTGCTGAAAAAGCCAGAGGcaaaagggaaaataaacatGGGTCCAGAGGGCAACGGAGCGTAGCAAAACACAGGGTATCGGGTCAGGTACTTGTTAACGTTACGCAACATAATATGAccatttgtttctgttttagcCCCGACATACTTACCGACCATGGGCCTTTTGCAGCCGAAGTCAGAGCAGTTTCCTTCATGTGGTAAAACGGGGACTCAAACATGGTATGACATCATCAAAGAGGGACCTGAGACCACAGAGGAGGTGTCAGCAGCAAGATGGAAGGAACACCAGGATGGATCAAACCGAGTCATTCATGAGCCTCCCCTGGTGAGCGAGGCCCAGTGTCACGCCTCTGTCCATGGGATAGCAGCGAGAGACGGGCTGGGCCTCGTGGTCGCCACATGGAAAAGCCCCACACACAGTTCTAAGATGGTGGAAATGTTTTCAATGTTTCACAAGCATCATGCTGATATTTGAAATGGATAGTTCAGCATTCGGGGGAAATATGCTTCTCTCGCTCTCGGAGagaagcatatttcccaaattTCGCTTCTTTCTGTTAGTTAGATGAGGCTACAGATAGCAGTtgattagcctagcttagcacaaagactggaaacaggtggaaacagctagcctgtctGAAGGTAACACATCCACTTTTACCAGCATCTATAAAGCTGCACAGAAGCACAGGACGAATATACACACCGTTCCTTGTTAATAAAGAGCTCCAACACATAAAGTGTCTCTAAAACCATAAAGCCAGCGCCAGGCTAAATGTTTGTCACTGTGTCCAGGCTTTACGTTacgccaggggtcagcaacctgcggctccggaaccacatgcggctctttggcccctctccagtggctccctgtggatttttaaaaatggaaatgaataactgtttttttgttaacattttcatttttatttatcattgttgtaggtttaATGTATgacggtatgacggagtattagggccacattgaggaaaaaaattaaatctgagatttcgagaataaagtcataatattacgagaataaagtcataggtttaggAGGAAaagagtcgtaatattataagaataaagtcataatgttataaagtagtaactgtacatgttattttcatttttttctcataaagttatcactttattctcttaatattacaacgttttttcttgcaaagttccgactttattctcgtaatattacgactttttttctcgtaaacttctgaccttattctggtaatatttcgacttttttcttgtaaagttatgactttattctcgtaatattacaacttttttctcataaagttccgactttattctcgtaatattacgtatttttttctcgtaaacttctgactctattctcatattattacgaattttttctcataaagttatggctttattctcgtaatattacaaatattacaattttttttccctcaatgtggtcctaatggggtagtacatttgctcttgggccctcactgcattagacttatatactataaactgtgttaccttcatcacaatgctcaaatgttttgcagctccagacagatttttttttttctttgcctaaaatggctcttctgatagtaaaggttgctgacccctgcgttaagctaagctaaacacATCCCAAGTCCAGCTGCTtaataccatagactgtatataacatgtggacgtagtcactgtgacgtcacccattggtttgtggactgctgttttgaagcctcgagttcggcattttggctgtcgccatcttggctttttgcaacaggaagtgacacgagagggtggagctaagtaccatattttactaaatgaacatcatgctgtattgaagaagacctgaaactagcaattgagaccataaactcatgtttacaatatgtACTGAGGTATTAATCTAGTGAGAAGtaaggtcattttctcatagacttctatacaatcaaacttcttttgcagaagagtcgccccctgctggctgttagaaagaatacaagtttaaggcacttcagcattggcttcacttctcagtcGCCCACTGCTTAACACACAGACACGGGTTATCATTTCACTCAAATCCATGccaagagagagacggagagaggcaAAGAGAGGTGAAACACAATATAAGAATATATGTAGGAGGTGAGTGAGAACAATTGTTGCTGGTGAATTACCTGGCGTGTAACATGAGACCCAATCAAAGTACAATACGTCATCGCCTCGCTCTGTGAAACCCCTTGTTTCCCCTGTTGTGTTGACATCACCCAGAAGTTAAACCAGTGGAGCAAACCTGTTCTCCACCTGCTTTCACACACTTGGCGCATTGTGCTGAATGAGTTgtcttttgtttaattattatttccCAAGGACAGGGAGCTTTCCCCTTATTGCTCAATCGGGCAGGTCGTCATCCCACACAGATGAATAGTGAGCATTGTGCTTCTCTTCTATGTAGTGATCAGTGCCAGCACCCAGAAGTTTGACAGCTCCCTGTGAAATTGTGTTTGCATAAGAGCTTTGGTTTTGATCCGAATGCTCATTCCAGAAGTATGCCATCCCTTCATCTGACAAAATAACATGCATTGTCTCTGTGTACACTGCCTCGTTTCTTTACCCTTTCATCTCGGATGGTTCACTCATGAGTTTGTTAACTCAGGGATGTCTGTCAAGGGTGTTTTGGCAGCGATGCTGGAATAACAATTGCAGATATACGCCAGGTACTCAAGCAGAGAAAAGCTTGATTGTACCTCTTAGATCGTGAAGGGAGATAGCAGATTTTAAGGCAGCGGTATAAACAAACAAGTTCGGtgttttattgcccattaaGTGTTATCATCTTACACTTCACTTGATGAATATCAATCCAGCTATAAATCAGAACATGTTTTGTGTCaataaaatacacataaaaTGTAAGTGTTGATGAGTGTTTTCATGCATCGTAGCATGACTGTGTGTTGTTAAGATAAACGTTTGCTGTAGTTACATGTTTCAAGTATTGGGAAGCAAGTAGCATGAAAACGCACGTCGGTGGAATTGCTGATTCATTCTTGAGGTATGACGACACCAAAGGTTGTTGGTTAGGATGCCATTGCCTGGGCGAGTGAGCTGTTATTCCAAGCCTCTCAGTCCCTATaaaggtgtgtgaatgtgtgtgcacatgtatggACATGTGTAAAAAGTGTTTGTAAATGCGTAATCGTCGTGAGATGGCGTGTGGGGACGCGATTGTGTGTGCCTGTTGTCGTGgatgcagttgttgttgttactgTTGTTTCTCTGGAGTTCACTAAATGTAccgtagctgtgtgtgtgtgtgtgtgtgtgtgacacacacCCTGGCCTTCCTCGAGTTAGGGCACATGCCTGTGGCCTGTGTTAGCCTGTGGTTGGTGTAATGATGacaggctcacacacacacacacacacagattccaGGACCCCCACAAACATGACTTGGCGGAGCCTGCATGGTATATTGTACTGCTGACAATGCTCCCATTACTCTTAATTACTCTGAAGAATGGACACTAAATTGTTTAAATGGActgtgtctctgtatgtctgcCTGCCCCCCTTCTCACTGCATCTATCCTTGACAGTGGTCAAACAAGTATTCAGGTCATTTACTTcaaggataactttggtatttttcaacctggaccatatatttccatgtttttgtgtctaaatgacTAATGGACACAACACTtatttgaaattggtccagtatactgagggagaacgctgcagccgccagccgcttaacaagctgtaatgtaatcctttggggcaacctggtaccgtcAGTTTATGTCTGCAAAAAGTGCTTGTCTTTGCCACtgacagattcagattattattataagtgtctgacaacattattaaaaagaccttacagagaaataaaacctttttcttacctttcattTGATCTGCtctatgcccattttcaaaacaaatacatgttattcctatggtctaagacagtccaaaacatattagtaaacatgaacaactctctcccaaatccaaaaactagagtgctaaaactcaaacttgtgatgtcatagggtataaagtgtggagctgctccatagacaatgaatggggaaaGATGGTATAGATGACACTGAAAACACCCAGGGGAAATATCTGAATATATGAGAAAATGTTCTGTCTCACAACCGAGAACACtataatagaataaagctcatttgggtataaaaaagaaaaaacattctgtgggttcacaaaatcagcctcccattcattgtctatggagcagctctagACTTTATaccttatgacatcacaagtttaagACTTTGTGTAAATACTTACTTTTCAACACCGATCCTCAATGACGTTGGGAGTAAACCTCACCTTGTCTCCCTTTGACAAGCTTCAAATGAATGGCTGTGGAAGTAAACAGATGAAGAGGTTATCTGGCACGGTCAGATATCAAGAGTGTCTTGTGCTCCTTTTGATCTGACATGAGAATCAAACAGAAAGTACAGTAATTTCCTCGCCATCTTCTAATCTAAACAGGTCTAATTACAGGCACCAAGGTGTATTTGGGTGGATTCATAGCCTGCACATTAAAGCACATGCATTGCACAACGTGTAGTCAGGAAACGGGGTGTGCTGTGCAATTGGACAGATTGAAAACCAAGatcctttttttcttgttgtttgtTGAGTTGCATCACAAAAACCTGCGGTGCACCTCATTTCATGAATCCTTGTGTAGATTGAGTAAGATGAAGTAATTAGAGGCTTTAGTTTGGATAGCTAGCTATCTGCTCCGCTGCACATGAAGGCAGGGAAGTAATAGCATAATTAGAAACTAGCCAGCAACACCAAAGGGTTAGGTGGCACACACTGGCCAGGACGCACATACTTTGTTATTACCCCCTTTGCAGTTATCATTTGATATGGCAGCATCCTGTCCTGACGACACAGCCCTCGATGGACCATCATCTGCTTCCATAGCAGGATGTGGCCTGTCGAGGCTCCAGTAATGACTCATCAAAGTTCGATGTTTGTTGTAAGAATGTTTTCTGTGAGTGTGAGTCTGCACATATTCCAGCAATTGTGTGTAATGAGTTTGAGAAGCAAATCTGGGCCAAACATTTAAACCATCCACTCAGCCTCAACCACTGATTTGTGAATACCGGGCTACGAGTTAAACACCACCAATAACTCTTGCTTTCCAGAAGGGGATGGCTGTTATTTCGCAAGAAACAATTCCCACTCGTACCAGCCGTTACGTGAATATTTGGACTAAATGGTTTGGACTCTAACTGCTGCAGGAGAATTTATATTCGAGACAGTGAAACCTCACTGAAATAATTTCCCAAAAgacatttcttttgtttgtttttgtacctTAGCAGATCAGAAAATCTTGCCAAAAAATGAAGGGCAGAAAGAAGGAGTACGGTTATCACATGatgtttaataaaacaaatatattcaaATTTTCTATATAGAACATTTTtcttataaaacaatatatataacacatttacaaaGCATGCAGCACCATGTCTTTATAATACTGGTGTTGACAGAATTCAATAGCTCAATTAAGTGCCACCTTCAGGATAATATTTACAACACAGTAATTTACTGCAATAACTGAGGCTTGAAGTTCcataaaaagagaaacaaaacagctCTGCCATTACCGACGACATGAATCGATCTTCCCCAAGACTTCTGAAATGTCACTTCCTAAACTTCCGACTCCCTCATCTGTTGATGGGGAATCGGATCAGTCCGTCTTGCACTGTTGCATCCCTCTGGGTGTATCACTTTTCCGGGAATCATGTCTATCCTTCCGGGTGCTGTTTGTGTCAGCAACTTTGGCAGGAAAGAATGTCTACGGTGTTGGgtgtctatctgtgtgtgtgtgtgtgtgtgtgtgtgtgtgtgtgtgtgtcagcatctCTGGTGTGTGGAGGGCTGAAAGGTGTTTGTCAGTGTCTGTGACTGATTTGTgggtctgctggatgtgtgtgtgtgtgtgtgtgtgtgagtttctgtctctgtgtgtgtccacgCTTTTGTGTCAGCGTCTCTGACAGGTGTGTAGGTTCCGGGCTGCAGTCCTGCTGACACTGTGGTCTCGCTCTCCTTTCTCCGGTCGGCAAGCCAGACCGTCGCCGCAGTCACAGCGCTGGAACAGCTCCAAGCCGTGGGTGCCTTTCCTGCGGTGGCGCGTGCACACCTGGCCCTCCGTCAGCACGGGCTTACAGATGCGAGACCAGAAGTGTCTGGCGCAGCACAGGCCCTCGGAGCAGTCTGCAGATCTCAGGCAAGTATCCCCCTCCTGGCCTGGAgatagagaggagagagagaggagagtatATGTTACATGAAACAGACTTCACTGTGAAAAGTGCTTGTGTTGTTACTTGAgtctaataataaaaattaatgaTTCTTAACAGGTACACTCACCTTTTGTAGCATGAAGCTGATTGCCGTGGGCAGTGGGAGGCTTCTTGGCTTGATGATGCTccatggtgttgttgttgtgtttgtgcgaGCCAGTGATGATGGATGCATCCGTACCATCTATGTCATTCGCCTGGCAAACACCTAGAAaggtaaaaagaaagaaatgcatttTAGAGTCTGCCACTATTTAGAATGAATggatatcatataatataaatatatataaacatgcaGACATCACAGACAAGATTCCCAGTCATCAGAATATCATCAACAACTTGGTAAATCATGAatgtcagtatttattattttaagatGAGGATGCTCACCATTGCTGCAGCGGTTTCCTGCACAACACATGGAGTCGCGTGCGCAACGCTTCCGGCTCTTACGACAGGGCAGACAGGCGCCTCGAGCGTCGTTGCAGAATTCATCACTTCCACATTCACCATCATCAGTGCAAGCACCCGACtgctgataaaaacaaaaacaaaagcatgTTTCATTTAAGATATAATGTGTAAAAGTGCACAAACGTGTTGTTGTTGCGCACAGAATGGACTTTTACGCACGGGTTTAAAGTGAATTATTACCTGCAAGGTGTCCACGGGTAATTTGCTACCGGAGGGAGAAGTGTGAGGAGTCGGGCTGACAGTGTCTGCTCCTTTGCCTCCAGTAGCACCGGGCAGGTTTTTGATGGCATTGGAGTTCACCAGGACGGTCCCTGCGTAAACGTCCCCAAGGTATCCAAACAGCGTGAGATACACAGCCAAGAAGCGACGCGCTGCTGCCGGTATCTGCATGATGATTCTCCAAGTTAAATTCCCCTAAAAATGTCTGTGTGACACAAAGTCCCAAGGCGGCCTTGAAATCCCGAATCACAAAGTTTTCCAGAGAGTTTTTGTCGGCACGATGCTTTCTTTCGACTGAAGCCTCCTGCCTCCCAGTAGTCCCGGGATGATCTCTTTATACATGTGGACCTGTTTGTCTTCCCGCCCCTCGCTGTGCACAACAAAGCAGGAGGGGTGGAATTTCAAAGAGAGACCCACTGTACGGAAATGGCCATCCATTCAGCCTGGACTGCGTTTCACAATGTTTGTGTTTAATGATAATGACCTGCAAAGAATGAATGCCCATCACTTAGTAGCAcatactgggaaaaaaaaaaaaaaagtagatcCAAAGTCTGGAATTTATCCATCTAGTTAGtataaaatcacattttaaatatatatttatattaaaagagtaaataaattatatatgtttttattttttatttttcttaaaacaagtgTCATTCTTGTGAAGGTCCACCAGTTGTGCTGCCTTATTCTGCTTTATCTCAACACTGACTGAAGAGGAAAACATAGTGACCACATTGATATAACTCTTATAATATATTCTCAAATAAATCCCTCATGAGCCCAAAAAAAATCGTCGTTTTTATAAATCActtcttcaaaattaacagttcttttttttttccagcagtaatttattaatatattttaatgacTTTCAGACTCTTATAGACGTAATTAATCTAAAAGATCAATGCATCTGCTACAAAATATTGCAGCACATCTCATCTTCTAAGTGATTTATCTTTACAGCTGTGACTCACCAAGTGGTTTCTTTCTTCATAAACTCtcctttataaaaaaaaaaagctgtttggTGATTCCAGTTTCTTTGACATTCAAGTAGCCTAACTGCCCCTTTGGGCTGTGATGTGAAAGAAGGCAGCGATTGAAGTCGATTAACCAGGTCTACTTCATTTGATCCTTCTGATTGCAAAGGGGGGCAATTATCCTCCAAAGTGTGCTTGATTACACCAGTGGCGGACATCAATGTAGCGGGATATGCAGAGACCATTAAGGGGTGTGAAAAGTTTACCGAATTAATGGACTTCCGTGGCGAGGCCTTTCAGGGTTGACTGGCACTTTGAGATTAAAGGCAACTCTGATCTCTGACCCTTTGGAGGAGcctacactgtaagaaatgcCCATTGTGAGGGGGGGGAACATGTCCTGAAATAGTCAAAATAAGTTTTAAAAGTGTGTTTGAAATACATTATTTCACCCTTTTTACCAGAAAACAGTCAACTTATGGTAAATATATTTTCttgaattaaaggtcccatatagtGCAcaatttcaggttcatacttgtattttgtgtttctactagaacatgtttacatgctgtaatgttaaaaaaacactttattttcctcgtactgtctgcctgaatatgtctgtattcaccgtctgtctgaaacgctccgttttagtgcatttcaacggaattgcaacggaattgcaacggaattgcattgccgggcaacagctcgggtccatgtttacttcctgtccgctgatgttattcacatatactgcaacaggaaataaactgggacacatttagaatgtttatgttttaaaactgtgtaaagggtctaaatattgtatatttgtgacctcacaaatggacagaaatcctaacggcttgtttcaaacgcacaatttacgtatattgagcgttttgatagtttaacagtatttatatagcacttaaaactgttttaaaacttattagacatgaaaatgtcattttttacaatatgggacctttaagtcccGTTGTGCGTAATAGCGCAGGACATCTCTTTATTTACTCCTGGAAATGATTAAAAATTTGtgaaacagcattttttttggGGCTCAATTTGTCACTTTCTGATACACAGGTGCTGAAGTGCATGATGGTAAACGAGCCCTTTGGTTCCTCTATGCTGATGATATCTTGGCACTTGGACGTCATCTGCTGGTCACGTAGCTCATGTTTGAGtgtgaggatgtgtgtgtgcgtgacgcGCCATCATGGAcacctgacaaacacacactggagcACTTTGCGCGTCTGAATTGCTGTATGTCTTTTGAAGTAGAGCTTTTATCTAAATGTCAGTGCTGGTAAGGTGAGCTCCTTTGATGCACTTTGATCCCCTTTGATCTCGCTGAGGTGTCACACTGTTGTTATGACTTGAAGCCATTTCCCTGTCCCCCTCAAACAGATCTGTTGTGCGAATAACAGCAGAGACCAGAGAAGCTGAATCATCTGCACTTACCAGTAAGTGGATGACATTAACTCCAGGGCTGATTATTAGATCTCAGGCAACCTCAACCAGTTCACATCAGGCTGctggtgtgtgagagagacatcTGTCTTACCTGCAGCTCCCTCTTGTGGCCACTACAGGAAACTGCAGAATCTGCACAGCAACTTGTTGTTTAAAATAACTAAGAGACAAACACCACTCAAAAGTATTGTTTTTTACTCtataattttaaaaatcttACAGGTGGCACTCTGCAATAATGAATGTACAGCAGaataaacaacataacacaagGCAAATGTCAGGTAACATCGCAGAAGGCGGTCAATATAAGACTCGGAACCAGTGATGGCATACATAAGGCTTTGTGATAAACAGAACCTGCCCTCAATACAGCAAAAATACTTATGGTATGCCAACAGAACTAAGATTTCTTCTCAGTCTTAGCTCTCCGTCGACATCATTCAATGATTTATATCATAAAGCGTAGTCAGTCTGTTTGGCCTCCTGTGATGAAATATGAGTTATAAAATGAGAATTCGGATGATTAATGCCATCGTGCCGTCAAAGATTGTCAACAGTGGTAATGAGGAATATTGTTCTGTGAAATGTTCAAAACTACAAATCATTCTTGCCATCTCTACATGCTCTGATTTAATGACTGAAACAGGTGATGGATGGTTCATTTTTATATCAGGCCAGTTGTGACTGACTTCATAAAACCAATTTAGAGAGTAGAGAAAAGCCTGTCATTGCAGCCAtatgatacattttttttttttactgttaataaATGTTCCTGTAAGATAAATCAAAAGGGGTAAGCATGAAATGTATTTCATATggaagggataatgtacagagagacggtcattgttgtgaaataaaccccaacagggtgAAAGGGTTTATtgacaacaatgacccgctagctgtacattatcccacttattacacggctacttacttaagaaatcactAATTTGActcaaaaatggtcctccagagtccgacatcagaactgcgcccatagcaacggtatgttataaagtaataacagaccgtagaacgctgtgtttaaccaatcagaattgagtattcaacaaagctgtgtaataagtaaggataatgtacagcgagccggtcgttattgtgaaataaatcccGACAGGGATCTTGCATcaccctgttggggtttatttcacaacatgacttcgctagctgtacattatcccacttattacacggcttcttACTGAAgcaatcaataatttgactcaaaaatggtcctccagagttcgacatcagaactgcgcccatagcaacggtctgttatacatagcaacgatctgctataaagaaataacagaccgtagaacgccgtgattgaccaatcagaatcgagtaaacaacaaagccgtgtaataatcagTTTTGTCAGCCATCAAATGACTAGAAGTTCTCTTTCCATGgtgattaatgtatttattagaTATAACAAAGGATGAGAAGCAGCCATCTAAGAGGACACATACGTTTTTTTGAGGTGTATATGTGTTCATGCAGCATCGAAAAGGACTTGTGATGTTAATTTTGTATGCCATTGATTTAAGGCACTTACATCTTCTGATTTTATGCTCGGATATTTTGGACATGAGAGGTGATGAGTTGGGTGTGGCGCTAGTGGTCAAAGTTGCGAGTTTCACACAATATaatctccctttctttctttctttcttgctttcTTCTGACGTTCGTCTCCAGGAGACCTTtgaaaatatccataaaatgaagTTCAGTCTTAAGATTATGTGAATGTGGTCAATTTTGCCTCCAAAGACGAGGATGGTTATTTTTTATGGATGTTTAAAAAGCTTGACGATTCCACGTAGCACAATGTAACATGGCGTCAAGTGACATCAAACAAATCTTCACTCGAGTTTTACAAATTGACACAAGTCTCCAATTTTCTAAAGAAGGAGGTCAAGTACGTTACAAAGAAATCGAGCACAAAAATATcactttacaaaaacaaaaaccagTACTGTCATCTCACCAGCGCTTATCATAATTTATCAATAACAGCACCAAAGACATTGAAACCATGTTCACAGTTATGTCAGAACTATACAGGGGGGCGAACCGAGGACGAGGCGTTTTGGGCGATTTCAAAACTAAATGAAGAAGTGTGTAAGTAGAGAAGCATTCATATGCGTGATTAAAAGCatattaaagaacaaaacaaagagtGTGACTTCATCTACTGAAGCTTCAAATGAGTTGTATCTGCTGATTTTCTCAGTTAATGGCATTAAGTGCATAATGACACATTGCTTC encodes:
- the LOC141773899 gene encoding dickkopf-related protein 1-like isoform X2 — encoded protein: MQIPAAARRFLAVYLTLFGYLGDVYAGTVLVNSNAIKNLPGATGGKGADTVSPTPHTSPSGSKLPVDTLQSGACTDDGECGSDEFCNDARGACLPCRKSRKRCARDSMCCAGNRCSNGVCQANDIDGTDASIITGSHKHNNNTMEHHQAKKPPTAHGNQLHATKGQEGDTCLRSADCSEGLCCARHFWSRICKPVLTEGQVCTRHRRKGTHGLELFQRCDCGDGLACRPEKGERDHSVSRTAARNLHTCQRR
- the LOC141773899 gene encoding dickkopf-related protein 1-like isoform X1, translated to MQIPAAARRFLAVYLTLFGYLGDVYAGTVLVNSNAIKNLPGATGGKGADTVSPTPHTSPSGSKLPVDTLQQSGACTDDGECGSDEFCNDARGACLPCRKSRKRCARDSMCCAGNRCSNGVCQANDIDGTDASIITGSHKHNNNTMEHHQAKKPPTAHGNQLHATKGQEGDTCLRSADCSEGLCCARHFWSRICKPVLTEGQVCTRHRRKGTHGLELFQRCDCGDGLACRPEKGERDHSVSRTAARNLHTCQRR